From a single Lentisphaera profundi genomic region:
- a CDS encoding DNA repair ATPase: MSEEDNKDQLGGGTYELLKGRIDAQVKELQSRMEGLNGQRKEVFGSIATSLIGSDKVTTQNNCIAQDFITVGQTFIFGYNVTLGLKSQTGLEDVFAIYNYAEGRFHAQDLSFIQDEEFIAKFNDLYKYYKKAQFVRFSARGHTLYMVFRIGDAIDDLKVFKWTMNEGQISYVDDRSVHEYSYPAQHEFEWNRATRDMHVEGEHPHISIDDRVFVETVGGDLTIKVENNTGDGSGIYEEDVENKDQTLDDGDISYSILDNLILLKIRPYQEKEDRYIVYNDKLKEAVRIDRIKNSCVLLPEGHGIIFSNGYYLQNGEYKLFDLDVSNLKFDRKQASPNGEDMLYVFYNREQGIYVLQFYNLIDQKVSTPIICHGFSMFPDGKMIYFKAEDEPRKHHTIQVWQTPFTAADFIAEVSDEQAQSQIYKIGNKEVVSCMAECQEVINLLSRGESYSDLYVDVVKKSTDILDGYFWLKEEGVGQLSEPLDGIRIASTTAIDEYEKVKRLRKETAKVSKEVAAEAEELFRQIPYTSFDHIDKFVAKLSELRQLRSHIIELKDRPYADIEFCEKIEQEIIETSDKISGRCIDFLADEKSLNPYREQIEAHEAQLEVFTKVMEGRELQEKLVETSSQLEMLIETVSNLKIDDPTRTTLVIDSISSVFTILNQTKGKLKNRIKDLMSVEGKAEFNAQLKLLNQGVVNYLDVANEPDLVEEYLTKAMVQLEELESHFSEFDEFIVVLAEKRDEVQNAFEQRRIFLTEERSRKAEAYMAAADRILKSIGNRIKNFKEVKEISSYFAADMMVDKLRDLVNKLRDAGDSVRADDLESRLKSMREEAIRQLKDKNELYVEGEDAVRFGKHVFSVNKQELKLTMVSREGDFYYHLTGTRFFEKVESDELEQTREVWAMQSVSENTEVYRAEYLVKSIIDSLDEKQLGELLAMTQEDLLEYIRQFMAPRYEDNYTKGIHDHDASLILSQVLLLMRDMDLLNFSPQVRSSAQLFWLSLAEGEEKIQFLSRIKNFGIMYQLFPGRKPGQDLIDDLSKAFRDSAAVELCEDSENLQVINYLIRELGRHDHFIISHAASQLYHAFEAHLKSARFKLKLEESLDAQFVGNISQRFEIISEWMKAFIDLRGDEFNSTYLNEAALIFAAQSFNPLHVIQAEMEKEISGMVGSHSLLKEGGVYSLDYQDFSHRLEEFLNVTAPKYRRYVDLKHELSEGQKSFMRLHEFKARVLSSFVRNRLINEVYLPMVGDNLAKQMGTLGENKRTDLMGMLLLISPPGYGKTTLMEYIASCLGLVFMKINAPAIGHAVTSLDPAEAPNASAAEELKKLNLAFEMGDNVMIYLDDIQHSNPELLQKFISLCDGQRKIEGVYKGQPKTYDLRGRKVCVIMAGNPYNESGDKFQIPDMLSNRADTYNLGDIIGDTKEAFYSSYLENSMTSNPSLAKLATAGRKDVEGFIAAAEKGSIQGLDIEGDFSSADMNDIVEVLKKLLVVRDAIAAVNLEYIRSASVQDDYRTEPSFKLQGSYRNMNKITEKILPIMNEKELDTLIQSHYANESQTLTGDAEFNLLKFRELTDHLSDEDVERIGDIRKTFGRNQLFANADESDPVSQVVVQLGQFSEKLSQISEVIAAASAKSGKSSGFSLDDETMAKLTSLFYPDEKDKRDRHVVIPGKVEIVNNVPDFFSHILKDQFEVMKNWIKPLMADNMTERDDISDLKNSMLDLSANYQQLLERMGKED, encoded by the coding sequence ATTATAAGAAAGCCCAGTTTGTTCGTTTCTCAGCTAGAGGTCATACACTTTATATGGTCTTTAGGATTGGAGATGCCATTGATGACCTCAAAGTCTTCAAGTGGACAATGAATGAAGGTCAAATTTCCTATGTAGATGACCGTAGTGTTCATGAATATAGTTACCCGGCACAACACGAATTCGAATGGAATCGAGCCACGCGTGATATGCATGTGGAAGGTGAGCACCCCCATATCTCTATTGATGATCGCGTCTTTGTGGAAACAGTCGGTGGTGACTTAACGATCAAGGTAGAAAATAATACTGGTGATGGAAGCGGCATTTATGAAGAAGATGTAGAAAACAAAGACCAAACCCTTGATGATGGAGATATTTCCTATTCAATTTTAGATAATCTAATTCTCTTGAAAATCCGTCCTTACCAAGAAAAAGAAGATCGTTATATTGTCTACAATGACAAACTCAAAGAAGCCGTACGAATTGACCGCATTAAAAACTCTTGTGTACTCTTGCCAGAAGGTCACGGGATCATATTTTCTAATGGATATTATTTACAGAATGGTGAATATAAACTTTTTGACCTAGATGTAAGTAATCTTAAGTTTGATCGCAAGCAGGCATCTCCCAATGGTGAAGACATGCTCTATGTTTTCTATAATCGTGAACAGGGGATTTATGTACTGCAGTTTTATAATTTAATTGATCAAAAAGTATCAACACCGATTATTTGTCATGGTTTCTCCATGTTTCCAGATGGTAAAATGATCTACTTTAAAGCGGAAGATGAACCACGTAAGCACCATACAATTCAGGTATGGCAAACTCCTTTTACTGCAGCAGATTTCATTGCTGAGGTAAGTGATGAACAAGCACAGAGTCAGATTTATAAGATCGGTAATAAAGAAGTCGTGAGTTGCATGGCCGAGTGTCAGGAAGTGATTAACTTACTTTCGCGTGGTGAGAGCTATTCGGATCTCTATGTCGACGTAGTGAAAAAATCGACTGATATTCTCGATGGTTATTTTTGGTTAAAAGAAGAGGGCGTTGGTCAACTTTCTGAGCCTCTAGATGGTATTCGAATTGCTTCAACTACGGCAATAGACGAATACGAAAAAGTGAAACGTCTGCGCAAAGAAACGGCTAAAGTAAGCAAAGAAGTTGCTGCAGAAGCGGAAGAACTCTTTCGTCAAATCCCCTACACCTCTTTTGATCATATCGACAAATTTGTCGCTAAACTCAGTGAGCTACGTCAGTTGCGTTCACATATCATAGAACTTAAAGATCGCCCCTATGCAGATATTGAATTTTGTGAGAAAATAGAACAAGAGATCATTGAGACTTCTGATAAAATTTCAGGGCGTTGCATTGATTTCCTTGCAGATGAAAAGTCACTCAATCCTTATCGTGAGCAAATTGAAGCTCACGAGGCGCAACTTGAGGTCTTCACAAAAGTAATGGAAGGCCGTGAGCTTCAAGAAAAGCTTGTTGAAACATCGAGTCAGTTAGAGATGTTGATTGAAACAGTATCGAACCTCAAGATTGATGATCCCACGCGTACAACGCTGGTCATTGACTCAATTTCTAGTGTCTTTACGATTCTTAATCAAACCAAGGGCAAGCTAAAAAATCGTATCAAAGATTTGATGTCAGTAGAAGGCAAAGCAGAATTTAATGCCCAGCTCAAGTTACTTAATCAGGGTGTGGTAAATTACCTTGATGTAGCGAATGAACCCGACTTAGTAGAAGAATACCTAACAAAAGCGATGGTTCAGCTCGAAGAGCTCGAGAGTCATTTTTCCGAATTTGATGAGTTTATTGTAGTACTTGCGGAAAAACGAGATGAGGTTCAGAATGCTTTTGAACAGCGTCGAATCTTTCTGACAGAAGAGCGCTCACGTAAAGCAGAAGCCTACATGGCTGCTGCTGACCGTATCCTGAAATCTATTGGCAATCGCATTAAAAACTTTAAAGAAGTGAAAGAAATTTCTTCTTATTTTGCCGCCGATATGATGGTGGATAAACTTCGTGACTTAGTGAATAAATTACGTGATGCGGGCGATTCCGTTCGTGCAGATGATCTTGAGAGTCGCCTCAAGAGCATGAGAGAAGAGGCTATTCGTCAGCTCAAAGATAAGAATGAACTCTACGTAGAAGGTGAAGATGCGGTACGTTTTGGTAAGCATGTTTTCTCGGTGAATAAGCAGGAGCTCAAGCTGACAATGGTTTCTCGTGAAGGAGATTTTTATTACCACTTGACGGGGACACGCTTTTTTGAAAAGGTGGAGTCCGATGAATTAGAACAGACTCGTGAAGTTTGGGCAATGCAAAGTGTTTCGGAAAATACTGAAGTTTACCGAGCGGAGTACTTGGTGAAATCCATTATTGATAGCTTAGACGAAAAGCAACTTGGCGAACTCCTTGCCATGACGCAAGAAGACTTGCTAGAATACATCCGTCAGTTTATGGCTCCTCGCTATGAGGATAATTATACCAAGGGTATTCACGATCACGATGCTTCCTTAATTCTCAGTCAGGTTTTACTACTGATGCGCGATATGGATTTGCTGAACTTCTCACCTCAAGTTCGTTCTAGCGCCCAGTTATTTTGGTTGAGCCTTGCAGAGGGTGAAGAGAAAATTCAATTCCTTAGCCGAATCAAAAATTTTGGTATCATGTATCAACTCTTTCCTGGGCGTAAACCTGGCCAAGATTTGATTGATGACCTCAGTAAAGCTTTTAGAGATTCTGCGGCGGTAGAACTCTGTGAAGATTCAGAGAATCTTCAGGTCATAAATTATCTTATTCGCGAACTCGGGCGTCATGATCATTTTATTATTTCGCATGCCGCGAGTCAACTTTATCACGCTTTTGAGGCTCACCTCAAATCGGCGCGCTTTAAGCTCAAGCTAGAAGAATCACTCGATGCCCAATTCGTGGGAAATATATCTCAACGTTTTGAAATCATTAGTGAATGGATGAAAGCGTTTATCGATTTACGTGGAGATGAATTTAATTCAACTTATCTCAATGAAGCGGCTTTGATTTTTGCGGCACAGAGCTTCAATCCCCTGCATGTCATTCAGGCGGAAATGGAGAAAGAAATCTCTGGCATGGTGGGTTCACATAGCTTACTGAAAGAAGGTGGAGTTTACAGCTTGGACTACCAAGATTTTTCTCATCGTTTGGAAGAATTTCTTAATGTTACGGCACCAAAATATCGTCGTTATGTTGACCTCAAGCACGAACTCAGTGAAGGCCAAAAATCCTTTATGCGTTTGCATGAATTTAAAGCTCGTGTTTTAAGTTCTTTTGTGCGCAATCGTTTAATTAACGAAGTTTACCTACCGATGGTGGGAGACAACTTAGCTAAGCAAATGGGTACATTAGGCGAAAATAAACGTACTGACCTGATGGGTATGTTATTATTGATTTCTCCTCCGGGTTACGGTAAAACAACACTGATGGAATATATCGCTTCTTGTTTGGGTTTAGTGTTTATGAAAATCAATGCACCGGCTATTGGCCATGCAGTGACTTCACTTGATCCTGCCGAAGCGCCCAATGCCTCCGCTGCCGAAGAACTCAAAAAGCTCAATCTTGCTTTTGAGATGGGTGATAATGTGATGATCTATCTCGATGATATTCAGCATTCTAATCCCGAATTACTGCAGAAGTTTATTTCTCTTTGTGATGGCCAGAGAAAAATTGAAGGTGTTTATAAAGGACAACCGAAAACTTATGATTTACGTGGACGTAAAGTCTGTGTAATTATGGCGGGTAATCCCTATAATGAATCGGGTGATAAATTCCAGATTCCAGACATGCTATCCAATCGTGCCGACACCTATAATTTGGGTGATATAATCGGCGATACTAAAGAGGCCTTTTATTCTTCTTACTTAGAAAACTCCATGACTTCCAATCCAAGTCTTGCGAAGCTCGCAACCGCAGGTCGTAAAGACGTAGAAGGCTTTATTGCTGCCGCAGAAAAAGGTTCGATTCAAGGGCTTGATATAGAAGGTGATTTCTCATCTGCCGATATGAATGATATTGTTGAAGTTCTAAAGAAACTACTCGTGGTTCGCGATGCGATTGCCGCCGTGAATTTAGAATATATTCGTTCCGCCTCGGTGCAAGATGATTACCGTACCGAGCCAAGTTTTAAGCTTCAGGGTTCTTATCGAAATATGAATAAGATCACTGAAAAAATCTTGCCGATTATGAATGAAAAAGAGTTAGATACTCTGATTCAAAGTCATTACGCCAATGAGTCTCAGACCCTTACGGGTGATGCCGAATTCAACTTACTGAAATTCCGTGAATTGACGGATCATTTAAGTGATGAAGATGTAGAACGGATTGGCGATATTCGCAAAACTTTTGGGCGCAATCAACTCTTTGCGAATGCAGATGAAAGTGATCCAGTTTCTCAAGTTGTAGTTCAGTTAGGTCAATTTTCAGAAAAACTAAGTCAGATTAGTGAAGTGATTGCGGCGGCTTCCGCAAAATCAGGAAAAAGCTCAGGCTTTAGTTTAGATGACGAAACGATGGCTAAACTCACAAGTCTTTTCTATCCCGATGAGAAAGATAAGCGTGATCGTCATGTGGTGATTCCAGGTAAAGTGGAAATTGTCAATAATGTCCCAGACTTTTTTTCACACATCCTCAAGGATCAATTTGAGGTGATGAAAAACTGGATTAAGCCACTGATGGCCGATAATATGACTGAGCGTGATGATATTTCTGATCTTAAGAACTCAATGCTTGATTTGTCAGCGAATTATCAGCAGCTCTTAGAACGCATGGGTAAGGAAGATTAA
- a CDS encoding LURP-one-related/scramblase family protein produces MKYIMKEKFFSLGDNYEIKTEKEKLAYVVKGKAFSFGNKLKVCDANDRDLAFIEQKVLSMMPRYRLYKGELLFAEIQQKISWFKKTFILDVPGPNDYTIKGDFWNHKYEFFRKGKVVAEVNKKMFTWSGTYGIDVIDGEDDLAIISTAIIIDLCMSDNNASANY; encoded by the coding sequence ATGAAATATATAATGAAGGAAAAGTTTTTTTCTTTAGGCGATAACTATGAAATTAAAACTGAAAAAGAAAAATTAGCTTATGTCGTGAAAGGCAAAGCCTTTAGTTTCGGTAATAAACTCAAGGTCTGTGATGCCAATGATCGAGATCTGGCTTTTATTGAGCAGAAAGTTTTATCAATGATGCCTCGTTATCGTCTCTATAAAGGCGAGCTTTTATTTGCCGAGATTCAGCAAAAAATCTCATGGTTTAAAAAGACCTTTATTTTAGATGTGCCAGGGCCTAATGACTACACGATAAAGGGTGACTTTTGGAATCATAAGTACGAATTTTTCCGCAAGGGCAAAGTTGTTGCAGAAGTGAATAAGAAAATGTTTACTTGGTCGGGGACTTATGGGATAGATGTGATTGATGGCGAAGATGATTTAGCAATTATCTCCACGGCAATTATTATTGATTTATGTATGAGTGATAATAATGCGAGTGCCAACTATTAG
- a CDS encoding 3'(2'),5'-bisphosphate nucleotidase CysQ family protein — MILNSTQLKDLSELAIEAALLAGKLIQACDHKALTHHFKSGASSKASEVFTELDLKAQEVIINHLKPSLCQFDLALLAEETCDDRKRFEKDYLWCIDPLDGTLPFIEGVHGYAVSIALVKKDGTPQIGVIYDPLKNDLYHAVKGLGLYKNREAWSPSDSSKENIFYFICDRSFYENEFFAQYQAFIQKMSEEMGCQKVELIRHGGGAMNAMWTLSSPFACYFKLPKKKLGGGSLWDFSASACLFHEANKPATNIHGDKLDLNRPDSTFMNHQGVLYSSNKEISLAIQDFYASL, encoded by the coding sequence ATGATTTTAAATTCAACTCAGCTCAAAGACTTAAGCGAGCTCGCTATTGAAGCCGCTTTACTAGCCGGCAAACTCATCCAAGCTTGCGACCACAAAGCTCTCACTCATCATTTCAAATCCGGGGCAAGTTCCAAAGCGTCCGAAGTTTTCACTGAGCTTGACCTGAAAGCACAAGAAGTCATTATTAATCATCTCAAACCGAGTTTATGTCAGTTTGATCTAGCACTTTTAGCTGAAGAAACTTGCGATGATCGCAAACGCTTTGAGAAAGATTATTTATGGTGTATTGATCCTCTAGATGGAACCCTGCCTTTCATTGAAGGAGTACATGGTTATGCTGTCTCAATTGCCCTTGTCAAAAAAGATGGTACTCCACAAATCGGCGTCATCTATGATCCTCTAAAAAATGACCTCTATCATGCCGTCAAAGGTTTAGGACTCTATAAAAACCGCGAAGCTTGGTCTCCCTCAGATTCATCTAAAGAAAATATCTTTTATTTCATTTGTGATCGCAGTTTTTACGAGAACGAGTTCTTTGCTCAATACCAAGCATTCATTCAAAAGATGAGTGAGGAAATGGGCTGTCAAAAAGTCGAACTTATCCGTCATGGTGGCGGAGCAATGAATGCCATGTGGACACTCTCATCACCGTTTGCTTGCTATTTCAAACTACCCAAGAAAAAACTAGGCGGCGGAAGCCTCTGGGATTTTTCTGCTAGTGCCTGCCTCTTTCACGAAGCCAATAAGCCAGCCACTAATATTCATGGTGACAAACTCGACCTCAATCGCCCAGACTCGACTTTTATGAATCACCAGGGCGTCCTCTATTCAAGCAATAAAGAAATCTCCTTGGCAATCCAAGATTTTTACGCAAGTCTTTAG
- a CDS encoding phosphotransferase: MLSQNLHDRILRLIGLGSISSSQVIQNLWSGYGQILRINLEGSEYPSTIVKHVNPPSISNHPRGWNSDISHLRKLRSYQIELNWYKNFSSKCNDSCTVPSLISAEQSDNDFLIILQDMDAYGFPARLTNINQKAFNACLSWLANFHATFLNTPIDGLWESGCYWHLETRPQELEALDDLALKKAASAIDLELKASPFQTLVHGDAKLANFCFSEDSRKVAAVDFQYIGKGCGIKDLAYFVGSCLNEEQCESQEQDILDYYFCELRKATQKTHPQINCDDLEQDWRRLYPYAWADFHRFLKGWSPGHWKINSYSERICREVIKDLEQSL; encoded by the coding sequence ATGCTCAGTCAAAATTTACATGATCGGATCCTTAGGCTTATTGGCCTAGGATCCATTTCATCTAGCCAAGTTATTCAAAATCTTTGGAGTGGCTACGGACAAATTTTACGCATTAACTTAGAAGGCAGTGAATACCCCTCAACCATTGTCAAACACGTCAATCCTCCCAGCATCAGCAATCATCCCCGTGGATGGAATAGCGACATCTCACATCTGCGTAAACTCCGATCATATCAGATTGAGTTAAATTGGTATAAAAATTTTAGTTCCAAATGCAATGATTCATGCACGGTACCTTCTTTGATCTCTGCTGAACAAAGTGACAATGATTTTTTAATTATCTTGCAAGACATGGATGCCTACGGCTTCCCTGCACGTTTGACTAATATAAATCAAAAAGCTTTCAACGCTTGTTTATCTTGGCTCGCCAATTTTCATGCCACGTTCCTCAACACTCCAATTGATGGACTTTGGGAGAGTGGCTGCTACTGGCATTTAGAAACTCGTCCACAAGAACTTGAGGCCTTAGATGATCTCGCTCTTAAAAAAGCGGCTAGCGCTATTGATCTCGAACTCAAAGCTTCCCCTTTCCAAACACTCGTCCATGGGGATGCCAAACTCGCCAATTTTTGCTTTTCAGAGGACTCAAGGAAAGTTGCTGCGGTTGATTTTCAATATATCGGCAAGGGCTGTGGCATCAAAGACCTCGCCTATTTTGTTGGGAGCTGTCTCAATGAAGAGCAATGCGAGAGCCAAGAACAAGATATTTTGGATTACTATTTTTGCGAACTTCGCAAGGCCACGCAAAAGACTCATCCGCAAATCAATTGCGACGACTTGGAGCAAGATTGGAGAAGACTCTACCCCTATGCTTGGGCAGATTTCCATCGCTTCCTTAAAGGCTGGAGTCCTGGCCATTGGAAAATAAACTCCTATAGCGAAAGAATCTGCCGAGAAGTCATCAAAGATCTGGAGCAGTCTTTATGA
- a CDS encoding TylF/MycF/NovP-related O-methyltransferase → MKLAKSILKKFTPIFQNTSFFMQGQMDINPKSRWTNRDLQQETGGFYPKNSSVKRTINNLEAWDNTRRDMITLLLRTLIDRDIEGSMAELGVYKGNTSKLIHNYMPERPFHLFDTFEGFTDRSVSAEAGHTNFKTKGSKFSDTSMEKVREHIAPQNDNVQFHKGYFPDSLPADFPEQKFAFVHLDADLYEPTFEGLKYFYERMSKQGIILIHDYNAWIGARKAVDDFFADKPELPVPMPDKSGSVLITKQ, encoded by the coding sequence ATGAAACTAGCTAAGTCAATTTTAAAGAAGTTTACCCCCATTTTTCAAAACACTTCCTTCTTCATGCAGGGACAAATGGACATCAACCCTAAGTCGCGCTGGACCAACCGTGATCTCCAGCAAGAGACTGGTGGTTTTTATCCTAAAAATTCGTCTGTAAAACGTACTATCAACAACCTCGAAGCTTGGGATAATACTCGTAGAGATATGATCACTTTATTGCTACGCACTCTGATTGACAGAGACATTGAAGGTAGTATGGCTGAACTCGGTGTTTACAAAGGCAATACTTCTAAACTCATTCACAATTACATGCCTGAACGTCCTTTCCATCTTTTTGATACTTTTGAAGGTTTCACTGATCGTAGCGTAAGTGCCGAAGCAGGACACACGAACTTCAAAACTAAGGGCAGTAAATTTTCTGATACCTCTATGGAGAAAGTTCGTGAGCATATCGCTCCTCAAAATGATAATGTTCAATTCCACAAAGGTTATTTCCCCGATAGCCTACCAGCCGATTTCCCCGAGCAAAAATTTGCCTTTGTGCATCTTGATGCCGATTTATATGAGCCCACTTTCGAAGGCTTAAAATACTTTTACGAACGCATGTCAAAGCAAGGCATTATCCTTATTCACGATTACAATGCATGGATTGGTGCTAGAAAAGCTGTCGATGATTTTTTCGCTGATAAGCCTGAGCTTCCAGTACCTATGCCTGACAAAAGTGGATCGGTTCTTATCACTAAACAATAA
- a CDS encoding TPM domain-containing protein yields the protein MKINFFVLLLFSLSNFVFAIPAIPNKPKLNSHIIDQAQLFSQAEEQQLAVFLKQYNQSAKVTMTILTIKSLEGEEIETYSIRVVDEWANNQDYKSDLLFIISKNDRKTRLEVGRNLEGDIPDAKAGDFLRALPPYFRTGDYFGGTVMIIANCAKVSGGKINTTVKAARKKKKSASDYVIFIIVIIMFILNFFSRGRGGRGGLFIMGSGLGGGGGGFSGGGGGWGGGGGGFSGGGSSGSW from the coding sequence ATGAAGATTAATTTTTTTGTTTTATTACTTTTTAGTTTAAGCAATTTTGTTTTTGCTATACCCGCAATTCCCAATAAACCTAAATTAAACTCACACATCATTGATCAAGCTCAACTTTTCTCTCAAGCGGAAGAACAGCAGCTGGCAGTCTTCTTAAAGCAGTACAACCAATCTGCCAAAGTGACGATGACCATCCTCACTATCAAAAGTTTAGAGGGCGAAGAGATTGAGACCTATTCAATCAGAGTGGTCGATGAATGGGCTAATAATCAAGACTATAAATCTGATTTACTCTTTATTATCTCTAAAAATGATCGCAAAACTCGCCTAGAAGTCGGAAGAAATCTAGAGGGTGATATCCCCGATGCTAAAGCCGGTGACTTCCTACGTGCTCTCCCTCCCTATTTCCGTACAGGAGACTACTTCGGCGGTACCGTAATGATCATTGCCAACTGTGCAAAAGTTTCGGGAGGTAAAATTAACACTACAGTTAAAGCTGCTCGTAAAAAGAAAAAATCTGCTTCTGACTATGTGATATTTATTATCGTCATCATCATGTTTATTCTTAACTTCTTCTCCCGTGGACGCGGTGGCCGTGGTGGCCTTTTCATCATGGGCAGTGGACTCGGCGGTGGCGGTGGTGGCTTCTCCGGTGGCGGCGGTGGCTGGGGCGGTGGCGGTGGTGGCTTCTCCGGTGGCGGTTCCTCTGGCAGTTGGTAA
- a CDS encoding TPM domain-containing protein, with protein sequence MSFLSKEQQTQISDSISLAEKNTSGEVVLYICKKCKKDIYHYAQEIFNKKGLYKTAQRNAVLIMLSYQDHKLAVIGDEGINTIVEGDFWDDVIKHMTDNFKNNAYTEGLSEGINMIGEKLKVHFPYQSDDVNELPNEIIHED encoded by the coding sequence ATGAGTTTTTTATCTAAAGAACAGCAAACTCAAATCTCCGATTCAATTTCTCTTGCTGAAAAAAACACCTCCGGAGAAGTCGTCCTCTATATATGTAAAAAGTGTAAAAAAGATATCTATCATTATGCTCAAGAAATCTTTAATAAGAAAGGACTTTATAAGACCGCACAGCGCAATGCTGTACTTATCATGCTCTCTTATCAAGATCACAAGCTAGCGGTTATTGGTGATGAAGGAATCAACACCATTGTCGAAGGTGATTTTTGGGATGATGTCATCAAACACATGACTGATAATTTCAAAAATAATGCCTATACTGAAGGCCTCTCAGAGGGTATCAATATGATTGGCGAAAAGCTCAAAGTGCACTTCCCCTATCAATCTGATGATGTCAATGAACTACCTAACGAGATCATTCATGAAGATTAA
- a CDS encoding LemA family protein produces the protein MKKIIIIACFVTPLLILGILGLTYWTSHNTLVKLDVACDTQLSEIDNMLKRRADLMPNLVNTVKGYAKHEKDIFIGIAEARAKIGSAKTVKQKSMAASMMDSALSKLLVVVERYPDLKANQNFIRLQDELTGTENRIAVARTRYNGAVKLYNTAIRQMFKSIVANMQGYEKRDFFEIENPADKEVPKVDFAT, from the coding sequence ATGAAAAAAATTATTATCATCGCCTGCTTTGTCACCCCCCTACTTATTCTTGGGATTTTAGGACTTACTTACTGGACGTCTCACAACACCTTAGTGAAACTTGATGTTGCTTGTGATACACAACTCTCTGAAATTGATAACATGCTCAAGCGACGTGCTGACCTCATGCCCAATTTAGTCAATACAGTAAAAGGCTACGCTAAGCATGAAAAAGATATTTTTATCGGCATTGCTGAGGCACGAGCCAAGATTGGTAGTGCCAAAACTGTGAAGCAAAAATCTATGGCTGCATCGATGATGGATAGCGCCCTTAGCAAACTTTTAGTTGTCGTTGAACGCTACCCTGACCTGAAGGCTAATCAAAACTTTATTAGACTACAAGATGAACTCACAGGAACCGAAAATCGCATTGCAGTCGCAAGAACTCGCTATAACGGCGCGGTTAAATTATATAATACCGCCATTAGACAAATGTTTAAATCTATTGTTGCCAATATGCAGGGCTATGAAAAACGCGATTTCTTTGAAATTGAAAACCCCGCAGACAAAGAAGTTCCTAAAGTTGATTTCGCCACATGA
- a CDS encoding DUF481 domain-containing protein: MNRRFYYLLCLFISFNLSADIIRLTDGSRVFGTIKKVYKDQVTIETKFAGIIVIPLVHVDSYDTHEIKNIEYNDNDTTLGHISYTIEESEIIPSKDELLKQESVFIHSDLDSIKTQEVLSLWEVGENHPSYLRPVSPWEYKLYLNLAKQTGNSDKEHYRGGGSVGWEKDGVKLLNYGAFVIGENNKVNNEEEYVLGSDYEHPKALNDPSSLYIRSRWEKDRFEDIQNRYDLAGGFGYYILDDDRHTLRSRLGLAMRHEDYQKEDEKTNTGHGLEMELDFKRKSKFWGSLYSKVRYNPSIEDFDRFIINQESGYEIPFTMDDTLKLSLNMGMDQEYVSHPNDSRSKDDTRYFLRLGFTF; this comes from the coding sequence ATGAATCGAAGGTTCTATTACCTTCTTTGTTTATTTATTAGTTTCAATTTATCTGCAGATATTATTCGATTAACTGATGGTTCCCGCGTTTTTGGAACTATTAAAAAAGTCTATAAAGATCAAGTCACAATAGAGACTAAGTTTGCTGGCATCATTGTCATCCCCTTAGTCCATGTCGATTCCTATGATACTCACGAAATCAAAAATATCGAATATAACGATAACGACACGACCTTAGGCCATATTTCTTATACAATTGAAGAATCCGAAATTATCCCTTCAAAAGATGAGCTCTTAAAACAAGAATCTGTCTTCATCCACTCCGACCTAGATTCGATAAAAACTCAAGAAGTCCTATCTTTGTGGGAAGTCGGAGAAAATCACCCCTCCTACCTTCGCCCCGTCAGTCCATGGGAATACAAACTTTACCTCAATCTTGCTAAACAAACCGGTAATTCCGATAAAGAACACTACCGCGGCGGTGGCTCAGTTGGCTGGGAAAAAGACGGTGTCAAACTCTTGAACTATGGCGCTTTTGTCATCGGCGAAAACAATAAGGTCAACAATGAAGAAGAGTATGTATTAGGCTCAGATTACGAACACCCCAAAGCCCTCAATGATCCTAGCTCACTTTACATCCGTTCACGATGGGAAAAAGATCGCTTTGAAGACATTCAAAATCGCTATGATTTAGCTGGAGGCTTCGGCTATTATATCCTAGATGATGATCGTCACACTTTGCGGAGTCGCCTCGGCCTCGCTATGCGCCATGAAGACTACCAGAAAGAAGACGAAAAAACGAATACGGGCCATGGCCTAGAAATGGAACTTGATTTCAAACGTAAATCTAAGTTTTGGGGATCTCTTTACAGCAAAGTGCGTTACAATCCTTCTATCGAAGACTTCGACCGCTTCATCATTAATCAAGAAAGTGGATATGAAATACCTTTTACAATGGATGACACACTAAAACTCAGCTTAAACATGGGCATGGACCAAGAGTATGTCAGTCACCCTAATGATAGTCGTTCAAAAGATGATACGCGTTACTTCCTGCGCTTGGGCTTCACTTTTTAA